One genomic window of Saccopteryx bilineata isolate mSacBil1 chromosome 4, mSacBil1_pri_phased_curated, whole genome shotgun sequence includes the following:
- the NKX2-1 gene encoding homeobox protein Nkx-2.1, protein MSMSPKHTTPFSVSDILSPLEESYKKVGMEGGGLGAPLAAYRQGQAAPPAAAMQQHAVGHHGAVTAAYHMTAAGVPQLSHSAVGGYCNGNLGNMSELPPYQDTMRNSASGPGWYGANPDPRFPAISRFMGPASGMNMSGMGGLGSLGDVSKNMAPLPSAPRRKRRVLFSQAQVYELERRFKQQKYLSAPEREHLASMIHLTPTQVKIWFQNHRYKMKRQAKDKAAQQQLQQDSGGGGGAGCPQQQQAQQQSPRRVAVPVLVKDGKPCQAGAPAPGAASLQGHAQQQAQQQAQAAQAAAAAISVGSGGPGLGAHPGHQPGSAGQSPDLAHHAASPAALQGQVSSLSHLNSSGSDYSTMSCSTLLYGRTW, encoded by the exons ATGTCGATGAGTCCAAAGCACACGACTCCGTTCTCAGTGTCTGACATCTTGAGTCCCCTGGAGGAAAGCTACAAGAAAGTGGGCATGGAGGGCGGCGGCCTCGGGGCCCCGCTGGCGGCGTACAGGCAGGGCCAGGCGGCTCCGCCGGCGGCGGCCATGCAGCAGCACGCCGTGGGCCACCACGGCGCGGTCACCGCCGCCTACCACATGACGGCGGCGGGGGTGCCCCAGCTCTCGCACTCCGCCGTGGGGGGCTACTGCAACGGCAACCTGGGCAACATGAGCGAGCTGCCGCCGTACCAGGACACCATGCGGAACAGCGCCTCGGGCCCCGGATGGTACGGCGCCAACCCGGACCCGCGCTTCCCCGCCA TCTCCCGCTTCATGGGCCCGGCGAGCGGCATGAACATGAGCGGCATGGGCGGCCTGGGCTCACTGGGGGACGTGAGCAAGAACATGGCCCCGCTGCCAAGCGCACCGCGCCGGAAGCGCCGGGTGCTCTTCTCCCAGGCCCAAGTGTACGAGCTGGAGCGACGCTTCAAGCAACAGAAATACCTGTCGGCGCCCGAGCGCGAGCACCTGGCCAGCATGATCCACCTGACGCCCACGCAGGTCAAGATCTGGTTCCAGAACCACCGCTACAAGATGAAGCGCCAAGCCAAGGACAAGGCGGcacagcagcagctgcagcaggacagcggcggcggcgggggagCTGGGTGCCCGCAGCAGCAGCAGGCGCAGCAGCAGTCGCCGCGCCGCGTGGCTGTGCCGGTCCTGGTGAAAGACGGCAAACCCTGCCAGGCGGGGGCCCCGGCGCCCGGCGCCGCCAGCCTGCAGGGTCACGCGCAGCAGCAGGCGCAGCAGCAGGCGCAGGCCGcgcaggcggcggcggcggcgatcTCCGTGGGCAGCGGCGGCCCCGGCCTGGGCGCACACCCGGGCCACCAGCCCGGCAGCGCCGGCCAGTCGCCGGACCTGGCGCACCACGCCGCTAGCCCCGCGGCGCTGCAGGGCCAGGTCTCCAGCCTGTCCCACCTGAACTCCTCGGGCTCGGACTACAGCACCATGTCCTGCTCCACCTTGCTATACGGTCGGACCTGGTGA